In the Brachyhypopomus gauderio isolate BG-103 chromosome 4, BGAUD_0.2, whole genome shotgun sequence genome, one interval contains:
- the zdhhc12a gene encoding palmitoyltransferase ZDHHC12-A, which produces MKLFRAGCFVRTSHVIVTWVITLVLFLHNTDLRKCEERGELLNPILFGSVVLLSVMMYFTVSLMDPGFVLTDNDTQIIGDDSNQELEIMIPRNQSFQRPRRCGYCSILQPMRARHCKECKQCVRRFDHHCPWIENCVGERNHRWFLLYLCIQLLAVSWGLQTAWSGITFAPSWQQWFIQNGFLLGALAVTGIFSLVVLLLLCIHLYLAAINTTTWEFMSRHRISYLKSCDSEENPFDGGMICNLWLFFCVCRTMAWERVYSRRTNGPL; this is translated from the exons ATGAAGTTGTTCAGGGCTGGCTGCTTTGTGCGCACATCACATGTTATCGTTACTTGGGTCATAACTTTGGTTCTGTTTCTTCATAATACAG ACCTCCGTAAGTGTGAAGAAAGAGGTGAACTTCTGAACCCAATCCTGTTTGGCTCCGTAGTACTTCTCTCAGTGATGATGTATTTCACTGTGTCACTCATGGATCCAGGTTTTGTTCTGACTGACAATGACACTCAG ATTATAGGGGATGACAGTAATCAAGAACTGGAAATAATGATACCACGTAATCAAAGTTTTCAACGCCCACGACGCTGTGGCTATTGTTCAATACTG CAACCAATGAGGGCGAGGCACTGTAAGGAATGTAAGCAGTGTGTCAGACGCTTTGATCATCACTGCCCATGGATAGAGAACTGTGTTGGAGAAAGAAATCACAGGTGGTTCTTGCTATATCTGTGCATACAGTTACTGGCTGTATCTTGGGGACTGCAGACTGCCTG GTCTGGCATTACATTTGCCCCCAGCTGGCAGCAGTGGTTCATACAGAATGGCTTTCTGCTTGGTGCCCTTGCTGTGACGGGAATCTTCTCTTTGGTTGTGCTGTTGCTGCTATGCATACACCTGTACCTGGCGGCCATCAACACTACCACCTGGGAGTTCATGTCCCGCCACCGCATCTCCTATCTTAAAAGTTGCGACTCTGAAGAAAATCCTTTTGATGGAGGCATGATCTGCAATCTGTGGttgtttttctgtgtttgccGCACCATGGCTTGGGAAAGGGTGTACTCCAGAAGGACTAATGGGCCCTTATGA
- the slc25a25a gene encoding calcium-binding mitochondrial carrier protein SCaMC-2-A encodes MLCLCLYVPVPNSDPVEVEYFESNGLPSELKSLFKLSVLLPSQEFSTYEKWRKKMTKTEENDVNGQLDFEEFVHYLQDHEKDLKLVFKTLDKRNAGKVNANEIVESLRELGVHISLHQAENVLKSMDKNGTMTIDWNEWKNYSSMQPSENIPEIILYWKHSTIFDVGENLMVPDEFTTEEHLTGMWWRHLVAGGGAGAVSRTCTAPLDRLKVLMQVHGSRSSNMCIMSGLTQMIKEGGVRSLWRGNGINVIKIAPESALKFMAYEQIKRLIGSNNETLGIMERFVAGSLAGVIAQSSIYPMEVLKTRLALRKSGQYVGISDCAKQILRKEGLTAFYKGYVPNMLGIVPYAGIDLAVYETLKNTWLQRYGNESANPGVFVLLACGTISSTCGQLASYPLALIRTRMQAQATVEGTPRVTMSGLFKQIMKTEGPSGLYRGLTPNFMKVIPAVSISYVVYEHIKSTLGVKSR; translated from the exons ATGTTGTGTCTGTGCTTATACGTGCCAGTCCCCAATTCCGACCCCGTCGAAGTTGAGTATTTTGAGTCGAATGGATTACCTTCGGAACTGAAGTCACTATTCAAACTGAGTGTCCTTCTACCATCGCAGGAATTTTCAACCTACGAAAAATGGAGAAAG AAAATGACAAAAACGGAGGAAAATGATGTAAACGGACAGCTAGACTTTGAAGAATTTGTTCACTACTTGCAGGATCACGAGAAAGACCTGAAGCTTGTGTTCAAAACCTTGGACAAGAGGAATGCTG GTAAAGTGAATGCTAACGAGATTGTGGAGTCATTGCGAGAGCTTGGTGTTCACATATCCCTTCACCAGGCTGAAAATGTTCTTAAAAG CATGGACAAGAATGGAACAATGACAATCGACTGGAACGAATGGAAGAACTATTCTTCAATGCAGCCCTCAGAGAACATTCCAGAAATCATCCTCTACTGGAAACACTCCACA ATCTTTGATGTGGGCGAGAACCTGATGGTTCCAGATGAATTTACCACAGAGGAACATCTGACTGGCATGTGGTGGAGGCACCTGGtggcaggtggaggtgctggcgCTGTGTCCCGAACCTGCACCGCTCCACTGGACCGCCTCAAAGTGCTCATGCAG GTGCACGGTTCCCGTAGCAGCAACATGTGTATCATGAGTGGGCTCACCCAGATGATCAAAGAGGGAGGTGTCCGCTCGTTGTGGAGAGGGAACGGGATTAATGTCATCAAGATCGCCCCCGAGTCTGCGCTCAAGTTCATGGCTTATGAGCAG ATCAAACGCCTAATCGGCAGTAATAATGAGACGTTGGGCATCATGGAGCGATTTGTGGCTGGATCTCTAGCAGGAGTCATTGCCCAGAGTTCTATCTACCCCATGGAG GTTCTCAAAACCCGTCTGGCTTTGAGGAAGAGCGGGCAATATGTGGGTATCTCCGACTGTGCCAAGCAGATCCTAAGGAAAGAGGGATTGACTGCATTCTACAAAGGTTACGTGCCCAACATGCTGGGCATCGTCCCTTATGCAGGCATCGATCTGGCAGTTTATGAG ACATTGAAGAACACGTGGTTGCAGCGGTACGGCAATGAGagtgccaatcctggtgttttTGTTCTTCTGGCCTGTGGCACCATCTCCAGCACGTGTGGCCAGCTAGCAAGCTACCCTCTAGCTTTAATACGGACACGCATGCAGGCACAAG CTACAGTGGAAGGCACTCCTCGGGTCACCATGTCTGGGCTTTTCAAACAGATTATGAAGACAGAAGGACCGTCGGGTCTCTACAGGGGCCTGACCCCTAACTTCATGAAGGTCATCCCTGCAGTTAGCATTAGTTATGTCGTGTATGAACACATTAAATCCACACTTGGTGTGAAGTCGAGGTAA
- the naif1 gene encoding nuclear apoptosis-inducing factor 1 isoform X1, translated as MASQAKKRKMNFSEREVEIIVEEMEKQKHILVNHFNAGVTHITKNNAWMEILKRVNAVTNCQRELAEVKKKWSDLKTEVRRKVAQARAAMEGTGDCTTVPVILTAMQQRICNLLGEATIISLPAGEAGEASAEITVPVPISSATTVTLTQSIQSAPGTTCEIKTLEAAETAYHTLEEGMVEYCTTETPVTVTTEAPVEMLAAQAECSVKPQELKSRIALNSAKLLQEQRVTNLHVREIAQHLENQNDLLQMIRRSQEAQACAQERQAQALEGTQAALLALIQMFRPALKDLRKFLQNANSATMGVAVETGEGAASMQQQAEDGQ; from the exons atggCATCCCaggcaaaaaagagaaaaatgaaTTTCTCGGAAAGAGAAGTTGAAATAATCGTGGAGGAGAtggaaaagcaaaaacacatttTGGTTAACCACTTCAACGCTGGAGTAACTCACATCACTAAAAATAACGCGTGGATGGAGATACTGAAACGCGTTAACGCGGTCACAAACTGCCAGCGCGAACTCGCAGAGGTGAAAAAGAAATGGTCCGATTTAAAGACCGAGGTTCGTCGGAAGGTGGCCCAAGCTCGCGCGGCGATGGAAGGGACCGGGGACTGCACCACAGTTCCAGTCATTTTGACTGCTATGCAACAACGAATTTGTAATCTACTGGGAGAAGCCACCATCATCAGCCTGCCCGCCGGAGAGGCTGGGGAGGCTAGCGCAGAGATTACAGTGCCTGTGCCTATTAGCTCGGCTACCACGGTTACTCTAACGCAAA GTATTCAGTCAGCACCAGGTACAACTTGTGAAATAAAAACTCTAGAAG cagcagagacagCCTACCACACACTTGAGGAGGGCATGGTGGAATACTGCACCACGGAGACCCCTGTCACCGTGACTACAGAAGCGCCCGTGGAGATGCTGGCGGCGCAGGCGGAGTGCTCGGTGAAACCCCAGGAGCTGAAGAGCCGCATCGCCCTCAACTCGGCCAAACTGCTGCAGGAGCAGCGTGTCACCAACCTGCACGTACGCGAGATCGCCCAGCACCTGGAGAACCAGAACGACCTTCTCCAGATGATCCGCCGCTCGCAGGAGGCCCAGGCCTGCGCCCAGGAGAGACAGGCTCAAGCCCTGGAGGGCACGCAGGCCGCCCTGCTGGCCCTCATCCAGATGTTCAGACCCGCGCTGAAGGACTTGAGGAAGTTCCTGCAAAATGCAAATAGTGCGACCATGGGGGTTGCCGTGGAGACTGGGGAGGGTGCGGCCAGTATGCAACAGCAAGCCGAAGACGGGCAATAG
- the naif1 gene encoding nuclear apoptosis-inducing factor 1 isoform X2, which translates to MASQAKKRKMNFSEREVEIIVEEMEKQKHILVNHFNAGVTHITKNNAWMEILKRVNAVTNCQRELAEVKKKWSDLKTEVRRKVAQARAAMEGTGDCTTVPVILTAMQQRICNLLGEATIISLPAGEAGEASAEITVPVPISSATTVTLTQSIQSAPGTTCEIKTLEAETAYHTLEEGMVEYCTTETPVTVTTEAPVEMLAAQAECSVKPQELKSRIALNSAKLLQEQRVTNLHVREIAQHLENQNDLLQMIRRSQEAQACAQERQAQALEGTQAALLALIQMFRPALKDLRKFLQNANSATMGVAVETGEGAASMQQQAEDGQ; encoded by the exons atggCATCCCaggcaaaaaagagaaaaatgaaTTTCTCGGAAAGAGAAGTTGAAATAATCGTGGAGGAGAtggaaaagcaaaaacacatttTGGTTAACCACTTCAACGCTGGAGTAACTCACATCACTAAAAATAACGCGTGGATGGAGATACTGAAACGCGTTAACGCGGTCACAAACTGCCAGCGCGAACTCGCAGAGGTGAAAAAGAAATGGTCCGATTTAAAGACCGAGGTTCGTCGGAAGGTGGCCCAAGCTCGCGCGGCGATGGAAGGGACCGGGGACTGCACCACAGTTCCAGTCATTTTGACTGCTATGCAACAACGAATTTGTAATCTACTGGGAGAAGCCACCATCATCAGCCTGCCCGCCGGAGAGGCTGGGGAGGCTAGCGCAGAGATTACAGTGCCTGTGCCTATTAGCTCGGCTACCACGGTTACTCTAACGCAAA GTATTCAGTCAGCACCAGGTACAACTTGTGAAATAAAAACTCTAGAAG cagagacagCCTACCACACACTTGAGGAGGGCATGGTGGAATACTGCACCACGGAGACCCCTGTCACCGTGACTACAGAAGCGCCCGTGGAGATGCTGGCGGCGCAGGCGGAGTGCTCGGTGAAACCCCAGGAGCTGAAGAGCCGCATCGCCCTCAACTCGGCCAAACTGCTGCAGGAGCAGCGTGTCACCAACCTGCACGTACGCGAGATCGCCCAGCACCTGGAGAACCAGAACGACCTTCTCCAGATGATCCGCCGCTCGCAGGAGGCCCAGGCCTGCGCCCAGGAGAGACAGGCTCAAGCCCTGGAGGGCACGCAGGCCGCCCTGCTGGCCCTCATCCAGATGTTCAGACCCGCGCTGAAGGACTTGAGGAAGTTCCTGCAAAATGCAAATAGTGCGACCATGGGGGTTGCCGTGGAGACTGGGGAGGGTGCGGCCAGTATGCAACAGCAAGCCGAAGACGGGCAATAG